Part of the Verrucomicrobiota bacterium genome is shown below.
TTGTATTTCAAGTTGATTGAAAAGCGCGGGTTGTGGCAGGAAAAGGTGACTACGATATCCGGCATCGGTTGTTCCAGCCGCATTCCGTATTTCGTGCAGTCGCATGGCGTGCATTTCATTCATGGTCGTCCCCTGCCACTGGCCAGCGGCGTATCCTTAAGCCGACCCGATTTACATGTGTTTGTGTTCTGCGGCGACGGCGACGCGTTATCCATCGGCGGCAACCACTTTTTGCATACGGCGCGCAAAAATGTGAAAATGACGTTGGTGGTGATGGACAACCAGGTTTATGGTTTGACCAAGAAACAGACCTCGCCCACTTCACCCTTGGGCTTTAAAAGTAAAACCGATACATGGGGCGCGGTGGATCACCCGATTAATCCCGTCAAAGCCGCGCTGGCTGCCGGGGCGACGTTCATTGCCCGCACCAACAGCGCCAATCCGATGCACATCCTGCAAATGATGGATGCCGCCATGGATCATAACGGATTCAGTTTCATCCATTGCATGAGCGAATGTGTGGAGTTTTATGAAGGCTCGCTGGACGTCGCGAATCCGCGTAAAGGCGGCAATTTTAACGCAATTCCTGCCGAACACGACGTCACGGATGAAGTGGCCGCCTACAAGCTGGCGAACGCGAAATTCCCCGGCTACTTCGGTATTTTCCACAAAGTCAACCGCCCCTCCAAGAACGAGAGCGAAGCGAAAATCAATGCCACCTGCAGTCAGCCGTATCAGGGAATGCAGCCTTGGCAGATTCTCCAGAAGACCTTTGATAGAATGCGGTAAATCGAGGCTGCGCGATCCCGGAAAAAGCTCCTCCTTCGCGAAGGAGGAGCTCGGGCGAAGCCCCGCTTACTCCATCCGCGGTGAGTGCAGCTAAATCGGTGCAAACCACGCTCCTTGCGCCGGTCGCGGGTGAAACCGCCGAACCCGCGCGTTACGCAACGAATAAGATTGACGCGACAAAGCTGCGCCGCTGGTAAATTGCGGCTGTCCGCAAATCCTCATCTGCCTTTTCAACCCAGTCATTTCCGTCCATCGTTATTAGCGTGAGTTTAACGTTGAAAAATGAATGGGAACCTTCTTCAATGAGGTCGGCGACGCGCTCATGAGTTACTTGGATTTATTGCTGAATGTGGTTGGCTTGTTGATCTTGATCAACTGGCGGTCACTGAGTTTTGTCCGCCTACCCGGGGCGCTCTCCCTGGCGTCCGCCGTGAAGCCCGCGGAAAAAAAACGTCAGGGTCCATGGCCGTTGCTGTCGATCTTGCCCGCGTTGCTGGTCCTGCGCGGGGTGTTTTACTGGCAGTTTGGACCGTCCCTAAATTGGACACCGCAACTCAATTTCGGGGTGCTGATCATCTCGTTCCACTGCGAATCGTTCTGGCGCATGATGCTATTTTCCTTACTGAGCTTTGGCCTCGCGCTGGCCGTATTTCAATTTTGGCTGCTGCTGCTGGCGTTCCTCAACCGTAATCCCCACGAGCAGGACCCGCATCATCGGCTGGTGTTGCTGCACCTGGGCTGGCTGGGCCGCTTGCCGGGGCTGGCCCAGTTCGTCTCCCCCATGCTGGTGACGACTCTGGCGTGGCCGCTGTTTTATTGGATGTTTACCCGGCTCGGTTTGATGCCGCCAGCCCATGGAGCATGGCACGTGCTCCAGCAGGCAATGGTCGTAGGCATCGCGGCCTGCCTGGCTTGGAAGTACTTTGTGGCGGGACTGCTGCTGCTGTATTTCTTGAACAGCTATATTTATTTCGGCCCGGCGCCATTCTGGAATTTCATCGCGCTGACCGGGCACAATCTGCTAACCCCCTTGCGCTGGCTGCGGCTGGGCCGGGTGGATTTGGCGCCGGTGGCCGGCATGGTGATCGTCATTGGGCTGGGAGAATGGCTGGGACGCGAAATGCCCAAACTCTATCAACGGTTGCCGTTTTGAAAAATCTGCTGCTGGCTGCCCAGGCACACGCCGCGTCATTGTGCCGCAGGTTTCCAAACCTGCTGTGTCGCCGACTTCCTAGTCGGCTTACCTTCGATTCCTTAACCACTCGCTGATTGGTAATGGCGCAATTGCCTAGTGAAAATGGTGTAAATAAACGTGCAATAATGGCGTCATTTTCCCTGCGCGATCGAATCCGGGGCCGGTGGCGGCAATGGCGGTTCCTGGTTTACGGACTGGGATGGCGGAGGCGGCTCGCAAATATGCAGCAGGCTTTTGAGTCGGGCGCGATAGAATGCATTGCCAAAAGACAGCGCCAGAAATGGCAGGAGCAGACCGAATCCAATACCAGTCATCGCCAGCGCCGAGAGGA
Proteins encoded:
- a CDS encoding thiamine pyrophosphate-dependent enzyme, with protein sequence MSATVENTIASIPAPVNPAAVRKPATKKELAADHPTWCPGCGDFTLLALYFKLIEKRGLWQEKVTTISGIGCSSRIPYFVQSHGVHFIHGRPLPLASGVSLSRPDLHVFVFCGDGDALSIGGNHFLHTARKNVKMTLVVMDNQVYGLTKKQTSPTSPLGFKSKTDTWGAVDHPINPVKAALAAGATFIARTNSANPMHILQMMDAAMDHNGFSFIHCMSECVEFYEGSLDVANPRKGGNFNAIPAEHDVTDEVAAYKLANAKFPGYFGIFHKVNRPSKNESEAKINATCSQPYQGMQPWQILQKTFDRMR